One window of Trichoderma breve strain T069 chromosome 3, whole genome shotgun sequence genomic DNA carries:
- a CDS encoding heterokaryon incompatibility protein (HET) domain-containing protein — protein sequence MSIAYRRLDSSKREIRLLEIQSARNLNDPIECKLVTVRVTDDLEFIALSSLYGDAKETERIYISGLPVTITSHLASAIKNIRAVFYPTISRRFQRTPARRPHGAPRWFRQLFGANSAQRGELEARSLRVWVDLVCINQNDEEERHRQTLDMRMIYKAAELVIGWLGDKTEHTDLAMMTLAEIEDAMPAHWGDPGDREKHPEDYSPTHRWARPITHIWTPGPGGEIPFMMPHWVGCNDFMTRQYFQRRWILEEIALARFPTFLIGDIIVPWKQVLRLNRMMEEFKYHPSEVFEKELSAMIAELPLETAHKLLDEFARREALEEARILKETGKSRATSSTRSNE from the exons ATGAGCATTGCGTATAGGCGCCTCGACTCCTCAAAGCGCGAAATCCGCCTGCTGGAGATCCAGTCCGCCCGCAACCTCAATGACCCAATTGAGTGTAAACTCGTCACGGTCCGCGTGACGGACGACCTCGAGTTCATCGCGCTCTCGTCTCTCTATGGCGATGCCAAAGAGACGGAGCGCATCTACATCTCGGGGCTGCCAGTGACCATTACCTCACACTTGGCGTCAGCCATCAAAAACATCCGCGCCGTCTTCTATCCCACCATCTCGCGGAGGTTCCAACGAACTCCGGCCCGACGCCCGCATGGCGCCCCAAGATGGTTTCGTCAGCTCTTTGGCGCAAACTCGGCACAGCGTGGAGAGCTTGAAGCTCGCTCTCTTCGCGTCTGGGTCGACCTCGTATGTATCAACCAgaatgatgaggaagagcgTCATCGCCAGACTCTCGACATGCGTATGATCTACAAGGCGGCCGAGCTCGTCATCGGCTGGCTGGGTGACAAGACAGAGCACACAGAtttggccatgatgacgcTGGCCGAGATCGAAGACGCCATGCCGGCTCACTGGGGAGACCCAGGTGACCGTGAAAAGCACCCTGAGGATTACTCTCCAACGCATCGTTGGGCTCGACCCATCACTCACATCTGGACTCCGGGCCCAGGAGGCGAGATTCCCTTCATGATGCCTCACTGGGTTGGATGCAACGACTTCATGACGCGCCAGTACTTTCAGCGGCGTTGGATCCTTGAGGAAATTGCTCTAGCCCGCTTTCCCACGTTTCTTATTGGCGACATCATCGTGCCATGGAAGCAAGTACTCCGTCTCAATCGGATGATGGAGGAGTTCAAATACCACCCATCGGAAGTGTTTGAAAAG GAACTGAGCGCCATGATTGCTGAATTACCCCTGGAGACGGCCCACAAGCTCTTGGATGAGTTTGCCAGGAGAGAGGCCCTCGAGGAAGCCCGCATTCTCAAAGAGACGGGCAAGAGCAGAGCTACTTCTTCTACACGTTCTAATGAATAG
- a CDS encoding trichodiene synthase (TRI5) domain-containing protein has product MVVARKSHAGSGYHTAASVYRRVFTALKQFLPKNDGQVDDSLAKEPKKLAAQVAPICSDMLAQLNYPGAPKLKAEAVEGLLAYMHKRAVEFDVPLNTKISAKGFRLGYAEGLLAHPNHPVQVQGYVGLFTWLVVQYDDIVGQSNEMVQEALQFHQRFFRGERQPNNLLEGIAILLREADDHFDTVLANMLQISVLKFLTSNLLERHDGFQHMAVTRAGNKFPDFYRDMSGMNVAYAVFCYPKAQYPDVAAFLEAIPDMARFIDISNDVLSFYKEEVGGDTRNYLHNRVDTSGKPMLAVLQDVSNESIEAAKRVSEILKGRGVYEQSWNESVQGYMAMHTTNPRYKMSDLGLGEEHPLAPFEHKIGEFFDRVNNKA; this is encoded by the exons ATGGTCGTCGCACGGAAAAGCCACGCCGGGTCAGGCTACCACACGGCTGCTTCAGTGTACCGCCGGGTCTTCACGGCATTGAAGCAATTCCTTCCAAAGAACGATGGCCAAGTGGATGACTCTTTGGCCAAAGAGCCAAAGAAGCTGGCTGCTCAAGTAGCACCCATCTGCTCCGACATGCTCGCCCAGCTCAACTATCCTGGAGCACCTaagctcaaggccgaggcAGTCGAAGGTCTGCTTGCCTACATGCATAAGCGAGCCGTCGAGTTCGATGTGCCGCTCAATACCAAGATTTCTGCAAAGGGATTTCGTCTAGGCTACGCAGAAGGATTG CTCGCCCACCCTAACCATCCCGTGCAAGTCCAGGGGTATGTCGGTCTATTCACTTGGCTTGTTGTCCAATACGACGACATTGTCGGCCAGAGCAACGAGATGGTCCAGGAGGCCCTGCAATTCCACCAACGCTTCTTCCGAGGCGAGCGGCAGCCAAACAACCTGCTCGAGGGAATTGCAATCCTGCTGCGCGAGGCAGATGACCACTTCGACACTGTCTTGGCCAACATGCTGCAGATCTCCGTGCTCAAGTTCCTCACTAGCAACCTCTTGGAGCGCCACGACGGCTTCCAGCACATGGCAGTTACGCGTGCCGGCAACAAATTTCCGGATTTCTACAGGGATATGTCGGGAATGAACGTGGCCTATGCCGTCTTCTGCTACCCCAAGGCCCAGTATCCCGATGTCGCCGCCTTCCTCGAGGCGATCCCCGACATGGCCCGTTTCATTGACATCTCCAATGATGTGCTCTC ATTCTACAAAGAGGAGGTTGGTGGAGACACAAGAAACTACCTTCACAACCGTGTCGATACTAGCGGCAAGCCCATGTTGGCGGTCCTCCAAGACGTAAGCAACGAGTCGATAGAAGCCGCAAAGCGAGTGAGCGAGATCCTCAAAGGCAGGGGTGTCTATGAACAGTCCTGGAATGAGAGTGTCCAGGGCTACATGGCCATGCACACAACTAATCCCCGATACAAGATGTCGGACCTTGGCCTGGGCGAGGAGCATCCCCTTGCTCCTTTTGAGCACAAGATTGGAGAGTTCTTCGACCGGGTCAACAACAAGGCATGA
- a CDS encoding enoyl-(Acyl carrier protein) reductase domain-containing protein — MPSIAGHRVLVLGASSGIGFAVAKLTLSENIAHLAIASSNRTKLDNAVKALIKAVPGSEDRISSFLVDLGGEDTETQLEQVLADAVAAAGGPLDHIVHSVDYKTIHGLFVPRFAQLALLGKLSPKYMNGKGTSSIIFTSGHVEDVPMPGLGVLSSVGAAITGMAIGLAVDISPIRVNAVAPGITETPMVIEETGETMASAIYDLASRQSLVGRPGTADEAAEAFVYLMKDTNATGASVKSSGGSIIRSA, encoded by the exons ATGCCGTCTATAGCAGGGCATAGAGTCCTCGTCCTTGGAGCCTCATCGGGAATAGGCTTTGCCGTTGCAAAGCTAACTCTCTCAGAGAACATTGCGCATCTTGCAATTGCATCCTCAAATAGGACGAAGCTAGACAATGCCGTCAAGGCACTCATAAAAGCAGTGCCTGGGTCGGAAGATCGGATATCTAGCTTTTTGGTCGATCTTGGTGGCGAGGACACGGAAACACAACTCGAGCAGGTTCTCGCCGacgctgttgctgctgctggaggccCTCTTGATCACATTGTTCACAGC GTTGACTACAAAACCATCCATGGACTGTTTGTCCCGAGATTTGCTCAGTTGGCGCTTCTCGGAAAGTTGAGCCCTAAATACATGAATGGCAAAGGAACCTCGTCGATCATTTTCACCTCTGGTCATGTCGAAGACGTGCCAATGCCAGGCCTGGGCGTTCTCTCTAGTGTTGGCGCTGCCATTACAGGTATGGCCATAGGGCTGGCGGTTGATATTAGCCCGATACGTGTAAATGCGGTTGCACCCGGAATCACTGAGACTCCCATGGTGATCGAGGAGACGGGCGAAACAATGGCGTCTGCAATATATGACCTTGCTTCCAGGCAATCGCTAGTCGGGAGACCTGGAACAGCAgatgaggctgccgaagCCTTTGTGTATTTGATGAAGGACACAAATGCCACCGGTGCCTCAGTCAAGTCATCAGGAGGATCTATTATTCGCTCGGCTTAA
- a CDS encoding short chain dehydrogenase domain-containing protein has translation MSSRSDNVVVVVGSGPGIGTNTAAVFAANKFNKVALVARNPAQLEKDAATVTSAANGNATVKTYSTDVIDPVKFTATLKQITQDLGTVEVVLYNAAIVAQSRHIEVTDEELIRDFMISTIALNNLSKWAFPQLTVLAAEDSSAQPTLIVTSSHLPETPETNLVSLSMSKAAQKNFTRSLRLEFEPKGVHVALLSVAGYVLDQNQKLNAKNIAQEAWNLYNQPKGSWTEDVRIEEP, from the coding sequence ATGTCTTCCCGATCTGAcaacgtcgtcgtcgtcgtcggctccGGCCCTGGAATTGGCACCAACACAGCCGCTGTTTTCGCCGCCAACAAGTTCAACAAGGTCGCTCTCGTTGCCAGGAATCCCGCTCAGCTTGAGAAAGATGCAGCCACTGTTACAAGTGCTGCCAACGGCAATGCCACTGTAAAGACCTATTCTACCGACGTCATCGACCCTGTCAAGTTCACAGCGACACTCAAGCAAATTACCCAGGATCTCGGAACAGTGGAAGTTGTTCTTTACAACGCCGCCATCGTCGCACAGTCCCGACATATCGAGGTCACCGATGAGGAGCTTATCCGTGACTTCATGATCTCCACCATTGCCCTGAACAACCTCTCCAAATGGGCTTTCCCACAGCTTACTGTGCTGGCGGCGGAAGACTCCTCTGCCCAACCCACACTCATCGTCACCAGTTCTCATCTCCCTGAGACGCCCGAGACCAACCTTGTCTCGCTGTCCATGTCCAAGGCTGCACAGAAGAACTTTACTCGATCTCTCCGCCTGGAATTTGAGCCTAAAGGAGTTCATGTTGCCCTTTTGAGTGTTGCAGGATATGTGTTGGACCAAAACCAGAAGCTGAATGCCAAGAACATTGCCCAGGAGGCATGGAATCTGTACAACCAGCCCAAAGGAAGCTGGACTGAGGATGTCAGGATTGAGGAACCATGA
- a CDS encoding nitronate monooxygenase domain-containing protein gives MAAQRTAELRRLLARPYPWVKKSFIVGAPMRIMAGPNLAVAVSAAGGLGFLGPQAKPDGVLADLDKARELVAASSLRHPLLPIGVGFQVWNGDLKIATSAVEKHKPCAVWLFAPRNGQKELDEWTVSLRGASRDTQVWIQVGTLSDAIAAVNSSAPPDVLVVQGSEAGGHGMAKQSTGTIVLFPEVVDAVKESGIPVVAAGGIIDGRGVAAALSLGAAGVAMGTRFLASSEARIAKGYQDEVVRASDGAKNTLRTQLYNHLRGTFGWPEQFSPRTLINRSWIDHEAGVPFEKLQVLHDEAAKSGDAGWGPEGRLATYVGTGVGLVRSVQDAGVIVENVRNEASDILKALSDDI, from the coding sequence ATGGCTGCCCAAAGAACTGCAGAATTGAGACGTCTGCTTGCACGTCCTTACCCATGGGTCAAGAAGTCTTTCATTGTCGGGGCGCCGATGCGCATCATGGCTGGCCCAAACTTGGCCGTTGCCGtgtctgctgctggcggctTGGGATTTCTAGGGCCACAGGCCAAGCCAGATGGAGTACTGGCTGATCTTGACAAGGCCAGGGAATTGGTTGCAGCTTCTAGCTTACGCCACCCCCTGCTCCCAATCGGCGTGGGCTTTCAGGTCTGGAATGGCGACCTCAAGATTGCAACATCTGCGGTTGAGAAACACAAGCCGTGTGCTGTCTGGCTATTTGCCCCGAGAAATGGCCAGAAGGAGCTGGACGAGTGGACGGTGTCTCTTCGTGGAGCCTCTCGTGATACACAGGTGTGGATTCAGGTCGGCACGCTGAGTGACGCGATTGCCGCTGTCAACAGCTCAGCCCCTCCGGACGTTCTGGTTGTTCAAGGCTCTGAAGCAGGCGGTCATGGTATGGCAAAGCAGAGCACCGGCACTATTGTTCTGTTCCCTGAAGTGGTAGATGCCGTGAAGGAGTCTGGGATCCCCGTCGTCGCAGCGGGAGGAATCATCGATGGGCGAGGtgtggctgctgccttgTCTTTGGGAGCTGCTGGCGTCGCCATGGGAACTCGATTCCTTGCCTCTTCAGAGGCACGCATCGCAAAGGGATATCAGGACGAAGTAGTTCGGGCATCTGACGGTGCGAAAAACACCCTGCGTACTCAGCTATACAACCATTTGCGTGGCACGTTTGGCTGGCCCGAGCAGTTTTCACCTCGAACTCTCATCAACCGTAGCTGGATCGATCACGAAGCAGGCGTTCCGTTTGAGAAGCTCCAGGTTCTGCATGATGAGGCGGCCAAGAGTGGTGATGCTGGCTGGGGTCCAGAGGGGCGACTTGCCACGTACGTCGGAACGGGCGTAGGTCTTGTGCGGAGCGTGCAAGACGCAGGAGTGATCGTAGAAAACGTGAGAAACGAGGCGAGTGATATTCTCAAGGCCTTGAGCGATGATATTTAA
- a CDS encoding peptidase family s58 domain-containing protein: protein MSQSPPRQRIRQLIPQLRLGKWPTGPLNSITDVPGVLSHTESIHSPPGSEEKSPDINTGVTVILPRPDWYKYSSFAGFFSFNGCGELTSSHWLNETGLLASPIILTTTSSVGDAYRGILEYAVQYHSNADKEVDLFLFPTVAETFDGYLNDQSRFAVTPQHIIKGIRSATAEAVREGNTGGGTGMICHRFKGGTGSSSRVVKGFDIDGNAKSYTVGVLVQANYGSPDNLRIGGVPVGQILKEQGQTTAEQLKPGEKEPRKDGSIIVIVGTDAPLLPVQLQRLAKRATVGLAKVGGYGSNTSGDIFLAFSNANDIPVQELSMAGARSAHPHVPQLLGVKMSTNDTIDGLFEAVADATEEAIYNALCMAETTVGFKGRRVEEMNLVKVKEIVEKRL from the coding sequence ATGAGCCAATCCCCGCCTCGCCAGCGTATTCGCCAGCTTATACCTCAGCTTCGGCTGGGAAAATGGCCTACTGGTCCCCTAAACTCCATTACTGATGTCCCTGGTGTTCTCTCTCACACAGAGTCCATTCATAGCCCTCCCGGCAGCGAGGAGAAATCTCCTGACATCAATACCGGCGTCACGGTTATTTTGCCCCGGCCTGACTGGTACAAGTATTCTAGCTTTGCCGGTTTCTTTAGCTTCAATGGCTGCGGGGAGTTGACGTCTTCCCACTGGCTCAATGAAACAGGGCTGTTGGCGTCACCAATCATCCTGACCACTACGTCCTCTGTTGGTGACGCGTACCGTGGAATCCTGGAGTATGCTGTTCAGTATCACTCTAATGCAGACAAAGAAGTTGATCTGTTTCTCTTTCCAACCGTTGCGGAGACTTTCGATGGTTACCTGAACGACCAAAGCAGATTCGCCGTCACACCGCAGCATATCATCAAGGGCATTCGAAGCGCGACTGCTGAGGCTGTGAGGGAGGGTAACACTGGTGGCGGAACAGGCATGATTTGCCACAGGTTCAAGGGTGGTACTGGTTCAAGCAGTCGCGTCGTCAAGGGCTTTGACATCGATGGAAATGCAAAGTCCTACACAGTCGGAGTGCTTGTCCAAGCCAACTATGGTTCTCCAGACAACCTCCGTATAGGAGGCGTCCCAGTAGGCCAAATTCTCAAAGAGCAAGGGCAGACAACAGCAGAACAACTCAAGCcgggagaaaaagagccGCGCAAAGATGGCAGCATTATCGTCATCGTTGGCACTGATGCTCCGCTTCTTCCCGTCCAGCTGCAACGTTTAGCCAAGCGTGCTACCGTAGGCCTGGCAAAAGTTGGTGGCTATGGAAGTAACACATCGGGGGATATCTTCCTTGCCTTTTCCAACGCCAACGACATTCCAGTTCAGGAACTTTCCATGGCTGGCGCTCGTTCTGCTCACCCCCATGTTCCACAACTCCTGGGTGTGAAAATGTCAACCAATGACACCATTGATGGGTTGTttgaggctgttgctgaCGCAACAGAGGAAGCTATTTACAACGCACTTTGTATGGCTGAGACGACTGTAGGCTTCAAAGGGAGAAGGGTTGAGGAGATGAATTTGGTCAAGGTAAAGGAGATTGTTGAGAAGAGATTGTAA
- a CDS encoding heterokaryon incompatibility protein (HET) domain-containing protein, which yields MCGKHNAEQVTSPQWYPTRLIDVGTLESDRSNVKLIETGKSFPRDDKADWEREASLMASVYRNAMCNISATASSDSTGGLYYNREDILTGISLSYPEEREELLLIREELEVADDIEFAAITKRGWVLQERLLSPRIVHFTSRQLIWECNELIASESFPDGLPDFWTYYYVPKRLMADAHKTLSAGELVETWGDVLERYTNASLTFQSDLLPALSGIAKYLQEISGATYLTGIWKTHEKPVVNLAWELKFEPFKSTSDSHGDGWFGAAKTKAEIVDAQITPATSDLTGPASSGVLTIEGPLNQITINTELEVFLDEEQLEMMISFDEPEYEEESFFILPLYSYHSEHDHEDGIDQIVYVYLILSLAKDQSGCYTRCGLGRIARWVYEWPPIWDKVVNGMDVSCDEFLGLERGHRIRIK from the exons ATGTGTGGCAAACATAACGCTGAACAAGTGACCTCACCACAGTGGTATCCCACAAGACTGATAGATGTTGGAACTCTAGAATCGGATAGGAGTAACGTCAAGCTAATTGAGACAGGAAAAAGTTTCCCACGTG ATGACAAAGCCGACtgggagagagaggccagTCTAATGGCCAGCGTATACCGAAATGCCATGTGCAACATATCCGCAACGGCCTCTTCGGATTCCACTGGTGGTCTTTACTACAACAGAGAAGATATACTCACCGGTATCTCTCTCAGTTACCCCGAGGAACGTGAGGAGCTGCTTCTTATCCGAGAAGAGCTCGAGGTAGCGGACGACATCGAGTTTGCCGCAATTACAAAG AGAGGTTGGGTGTTGCAAGAACGACTCCTCTCACCAAGAATCGTCCATTTTACGAGTCGGCAGCTCATCTGGGAGTGCAATGAGCTCATAGCATCCGAGAGTTTCCCCGACGGCCTTCCTGATTTTTGGACTTATTATTACGTACCAAAGAGGCTCATGGCCGATGCTCACAAGACTTTATCCGCAGGGGAGTTAGTGGAGACTTGGGGAGACGTTCTTGAGCGGTACACCAATGCGAGTCTAACGTTTCAATCTGATTTACTGCCTGCATTGTCTGGCATCGCGAAGTATCTACAGGAAATATCCGGAGCCACTTATCTTACTGGAATTTGGAAGACACATGAGAAACCGGTGGTGAACTTGGCTTGGGAAT TGAAATTCGAGCCGTTCAAAAGCACAAGCGATAGTCATGGAGATGGGTGGTTCGGCGCCGCAAAAACGAAAGCAGAGATTGTAGATGCGCAGATAACGCCTGCTACATCTGATTTGACAGGGCCCGCCTCGTCTGGAGTTCTTACCATCGAAGGACCTCTCAATCAAATAACCATAAATACCGAATTGGAAGTGTTTCTTGATGAGGAACAGTtagagatgatgatatctTTTGATGAGCCAGAATACGAAGAGGAGTCGTTCTTTATCTTGCCACTGTATTCGTATCATTCTGAGCATGATCACGAAGATGGGATCGATCAGATTGTTTATGTCTATCTTATTTTATCCCTAGCAAAAGATCAGTCAGGTTGCTACACTCGTTGTGGGTTAGGACGTATTGCAAGATGGGTTTATGAATGGCCGCCCATTTGGGACAAGGTTGTCAACGGAATGGATGTATCGTGCGACGAATTTCTTGGTCTGGAAAGAGGACACAGAATTCGAATTAAATAA
- a CDS encoding carbonic anhydrase domain-containing protein, protein MAPFTFPTEEVTFADLLLRSAEYAKSADPLPFVSEAPKNFVKPTVAIFACCDFRFSPEEYFKLRKGEAFVIRTVGGNVRPYLNDLLYLEALLNNELRDIIIIHHEDCGTTRISEEMIKNNIKAQTSNLDSEIDKIKFYMHDGQNLENSVRAELKFIRESPYIRKDLTANARGFVFYLKTNSLEEVK, encoded by the exons ATGGCTCCGTTTACATTTCCCACTGAGGAAGTGACATTCGCAGATTTGCTTCTGCGCAGCGC GGAATATGCCAAATCAGCGGATCCTCTTCCATTTGTGTCAGAAGCTCCCAAAAACTTTGTAAAGCCCACCGTTGCAATAT TTGCTTGTTGTGATTTTCGGTTTAGTCCTGAGGAATACTTTAAATTACGGAAAGGGG AAGCATTTGTGATAAGAACAGTGGGGGGCAATGTACGACCGTATCTTAACGATTTGCTCTACCTGGAAGCTCTTCTCAATAACGAGCTGCGGGATATTATTATCATTCACCACGAAG ACTGTGGGACAACCCGAATATCAGAGGAGATGATCAAAAACAATATCAAAGCCCAAACCTCAAATCTTGACAGTGAAATCGACAAGATCAAATTTTACATGCATGATGGACAGAA TCTCGAGAATAGCGTTCGAGCCGAATTGAAGTTTATCAGAGAATCTCCCTACATCCGTAAGGATCTGACCGCTAATGCGAGAGGCTTTGTGTTTTACTTGAAAACAAATTCCCTTGAAGAGGTCAAGTGA
- a CDS encoding DJ-1/PfpI family domain-containing protein — protein sequence MAINEETVLKYGVLVYPGFQLIDVTGPVDIINVASSHIPGVTLDIIAETLDPVPTKPSSKPPAGLPVFSTWQTLVPTHTFATAPLDLDVLIVPGGVANFNPDDVTKPNLELMRPMLDFIKERYPRLKHLITICTGSGIVSQTGLLDGKKATMFKGAWPIISKWREQVNWVSKARWTRDGNIWTSSGVTSGMDLTFDFVAKIYGEEVAQQVAAEMEYVRHTDASLDPYGIDIE from the coding sequence ATGGCGATTAATGAAGAGACCGTATTGAAGTACGGCGTCCTCGTCTACCCTGGCTTTCAGCTCATAGATGTGACTGGGCCGGTCGATATCATAAACGTCGCCAGCAGCCATATACCTGGCGTTACCCTCGACATAATTGCCGAAACTCTGGACCCAGTACCTACAAAGCCATCTTCAAAGCCTCCTGCTGGACTACCGGTCTTCAGTACTTGGCAAACTCTTGTTCCTACGCACACATTCGCCACTGCCCCCCTTGATTTGGACGTCTTGATTGTCCCAGGAGGGGTAGCTAACTTCAACCCCGACGATGTGACAAAGCCAAACTTGGAGCTCATGCGCCCAATGCTGGATTTCATCAAGGAGCGCTATCCACGACTGAAACACCTGATTACGATCTGCACAGGCTCGGGGATTGTGAGTCAGACCGGTTTGTTGGATGGGAAGAAGGCCACCATGTTCAAAGGCGCGTGGCCCATCATTTCGAAGTGGAGAGAACAGGTTAATTGGGTATCGAAGGCTCGATGGACAAGGGATGGAAATATCTGGACAAGCTCAGGCGTCACTTCAGGCATGGATTTGACGTTCGATTTTGTCGCGAAGATTTATGGCGAAGAGGTGGCTCAACAAGTTGCGGCGGAGATGGAGTATGTGCGACACACTGATGCTAGCCTTGACCCCTATGGCATTGACATTGAGTAA